A window of Schistocerca cancellata isolate TAMUIC-IGC-003103 chromosome 1, iqSchCanc2.1, whole genome shotgun sequence genomic DNA:
tttgattttgattttggggaagacatggaagtctgatggagccatggAGCCAAATCAGGAGGTGTGGCAACAAATCTAATCTTAGTTCATGTACGTTTGACATGAGAACGACACTTTTGGATGGACACGAACTGTCCTatgaaagatgactttcttccttgccaaACTGTCTTTTTTCATGTATCTTTTCTGTAGCTGGTCCAGGAGCCAGATGCCATGACCTTCTGGCTGAGCATATTGACATTGTTTTCTTCGGTGGTGGGGAATCTACAATTGCTTTGATTGTTGGTTTGTCTCTGTGGTATATAGTAATGGACTCAAGTTTCATCTGTGGCCACAACCCAGTGCAAAAAATATTCTTGGTTGCTCTGAAAAACAGTCAAATATTGTTcagccatttccattctgatatgtTTCTGAGTCTGCATTTAAGAGTCATGACACCCAACAAGCAGCTAATTTTCTCACACCCAATGCCACTGTTAAACGTGATATGTCCATTCAGATGACATCCCTGCAGCCTCAGCAATTTCTTTCACATTCAATCGGGAAATCttccattacaattttatgcactttTGCAATAATTTCCGATGTTGTGGGACATCTTGGCCAACAGCAAGTGGCTCGCCATCTCAGCtgtcccaaccaaatttaaactaTATTTTTCCACTTAGGAACTCCTGAACACGAAGGACCAAGTACCTCAAGAGTTTTCTAAAAATCAGCATGAATTTCCTTTCTTtaagaagtacttaatcactgctcgaatcttaatttttttttgctCTATAGAATCTACCCACAGCACAGATACATCATACATTTACTCGTAAGGCATGTAAAACAAACCCATTATTTACTCATAAGGCATGTAAAACAAACCCATTTTCATTATTctgacagaaacttaaaatcccAACTATACATTACATGGGAACAtacctttaaccctttgtttcctgacataagaaaaaatttactttttaacattttctttgcagaatttatgctattgtggcctcaaatgacggtaggattttttgtgaaattatattttattttttacaacttttttcactcctggtactcagaagtaccatcagactccatggacagaatcacaacatgcgcagaaaaatgctccaatttttataacttttacTTTATTCCATGTAAATATTaagtatttttacattagaaaattatacaaaaatactatatttctgatttcttaaatttcgcataaatttacctTGTAGAGCAACtttacaatacatagtaacttagctatacatttttgacagtaaatacatatcacatatttagtgatacctcatgaaattgtaggaaacagttctttttctcattgcagcacaaatacactttacatgtactacattgtgaatgtggtctcgactgaattttatttttcgcacacatttcgcatcgtcctcttttacaactgaacactacaaaatggtttcctcggttgccaagacgtacatccttaggaacagaaaagttatctttccttctctttgggggagttatttcatctttaccagagtttctctttttgagatttggcacttgctgttcattcattagccctagtgccacagcacgcctgaattccagcagtggcagtgccccatgtagatcactgaaaatgacgtaagcattgacaaaagaaatttctattgctccccagaggagacggtgccaccatttctttgatcgcctgtcaagaccataagcTGAACGTAATCTGtccgcatgatccacaccacccatgtttttattgtaatcacatacaatagctGGACATGGTattgtcatactagttccatctttctgttttcttgacactacgctctgttcagtgccatggaagtttgacgcaaaatacactactttattgtccctccattgaaatactgttaggtctaaagatgacactctgtgatttgattccccacgctttagacatttttctttaggtaaattcgctggcaaacctttcctgtttgttctaattgttccacaggcaaatgtatttacggattttaatttctccaaaagtggaatagaagtaaaaaaaatgtcaaagtacaATTTTCTGTACTGACCCCAATACGGTTTAGACAATTTCAGTACTACTCTCTCCCCTAAACCGTACCCTTCAAAGTCCTTCTCCAGTGTCTCATTTCTACCTTGATACACTTCAAAATTGAGTGTGTATCCTTTTTTATCACAAATTGCCCATAGTTTATAGCCTCTTTTGATTGGTTTTAATGGATTATATTGCTTTATGCTACTTCTTCCCTTGAAGACAATCATTGATTCATCAATACTGAGTTCTCTAGTGCCCCTGTATATGGACATAAATTGCTTATTCAAAGCAGTCAGAGGCGGGCGTATTTTATACAATTTGTCAGTGTTTCTTTCTGGAATTTTTGTGTTGTCGTTAAGATGTAAATTACTCAAAATAAAATCATACCTGTCCCTACTCATGCATCGCTTTACAATAGAAATACCAAGGTCATCACACGCAGACCAGTAGTGTTTCCACGACGGCAGCTTGTGGTAacccataaataaattaattcccAAAAAAGCAAACAGCTCATGTTccttcagatttaaaatttttccCTTCTGTGTTGCGTAAAGATTGCTCTGGAAAATTATGTCTTCTACAATTggcttcaaaatgaaaataaaaacatcagtAGCTGTGAGGCAATCCTGAAATAATTCTTCCATAGGCCCTGCAAAACGAATACATGAATGGAAATAGTACTGCAGTTGTCACAGACGGAACGGGATTCTATAGTAATtcgtgaaatgaaaaagaagaaattgactAATGCTGAAAAAGAATT
This region includes:
- the LOC126177254 gene encoding piggyBac transposable element-derived protein 3-like translates to MDENRKTGGYFRPLSDAEIEAILYEDIPSDISEDTDIEDDDENVNNFDKAFPCNLQEADCETNSTCSDNDASESSLPFTSSPQCEYWTKRMWRDKHIETRNCEYRYSEGPMEELFQDCLTATDVFIFILKPIVEDIIFQSNLYATQKGKILNLKEHELFAFLGINLFMGYHKLPSWKHYWSACDDLGISIVKRCMSRDRYDFILSNLHLNDNTKIPERNTDKLYKIRPPLTALNKQFMSIYRGTRELSIDESMIVFKGRSSIKQYNPLKPIKRGYKLWAICDKKGYTLNFEVYQGRNETLEKDFEGYGLGERVVLKLSKPYWGQYRKLYFDIFFTSIPLLEKLKSVNTFACGTIRTNRKGLPANLPKEKCLKRGESNHRVSSLDLTVFQWRDNKVVYFASNFHGTEQSVVSRKQKDGTSMTIPCPAIVCDYNKNMGGVDHADRLRSAYGLDRRSKKWWHRLLWGAIEISFVNAYVIFSDLHGALPLLEFRRAVALGLMNEQQVPNLKKRNSGKDEITPPKRRKDNFSVPKDVRLGNRGNHFVVFSCKRGRCEMCAKNKIQSRPHSQCSTCKVYLCCNEKKNCFLQFHEVSLNM